In Myxococcus stipitatus, the following are encoded in one genomic region:
- a CDS encoding MBL fold metallo-hydrolase has product MATLQFLGAAGTVTGSKFLLEHDGQQVLVDCGLFQGQKELRQRNWQPLPLPARDVDAIVLTHAHIDHTGGLPRVIRDGFDGPIYTTAGTRDLTALLLPDSAHLQEEEARYANKEGYSKHHPALPLYTVADAERAVGMMETFGYGRPKEIVPGITLTFYRAGHILGSAVCVFDLKSTRQRVVFSGDLGRYNAPILRDPQSVDSATTLVVESTYGDRQHRDLNPMDALCEAIQGAFDRGGVVVIPAFAVGRTQELLYHLRHLEEAGRIPVVDVFVDSPMACDATPVYLAHPEEHDLVMKSLVERGVSPLATQRTRFITSARESKALNAVRGPAVIISASGMATGGRVLHHLKHRLPDPRNTVLFVGYQSVGSRGRRLLDGEKEARIHGQLVPVEAEIRTVSGFSAHADWTETMRWMEGFDSPPRQTLLVHGEPDALEALRRRVEARGWSAHVPSYMEKVELELAA; this is encoded by the coding sequence ATGGCCACCCTTCAATTCCTTGGCGCCGCTGGCACTGTCACGGGTTCGAAGTTCCTCCTCGAGCATGATGGTCAGCAGGTGCTCGTGGATTGTGGGCTCTTCCAGGGACAGAAGGAGCTGCGCCAGCGCAACTGGCAGCCCCTGCCCCTGCCCGCTCGAGACGTCGACGCGATTGTCCTGACGCACGCGCATATCGACCATACGGGCGGCCTTCCCCGGGTGATTCGGGATGGCTTCGACGGTCCCATCTACACCACGGCCGGCACGCGCGATTTGACGGCGCTGCTGTTGCCGGACTCCGCGCACCTGCAGGAGGAGGAAGCCCGCTACGCGAACAAGGAGGGCTATTCCAAGCATCACCCCGCGCTGCCGCTCTACACGGTGGCGGACGCGGAGCGCGCGGTGGGGATGATGGAGACCTTCGGGTATGGGCGGCCGAAGGAGATTGTCCCGGGCATCACCCTCACCTTCTATCGCGCGGGGCACATCCTGGGTTCAGCGGTGTGTGTGTTCGATTTGAAGAGCACGCGGCAGCGCGTGGTCTTCAGTGGGGATTTGGGGCGGTACAACGCGCCGATTCTGCGCGACCCGCAGAGTGTGGACTCAGCGACGACGCTGGTGGTCGAGAGCACGTACGGGGACCGACAGCATCGCGACTTGAATCCGATGGATGCGCTGTGCGAGGCGATTCAGGGCGCGTTCGACAGAGGCGGCGTGGTGGTGATTCCCGCGTTCGCGGTGGGGCGCACGCAGGAGCTGCTCTATCACCTGCGGCACCTGGAGGAGGCGGGGCGCATCCCGGTGGTGGATGTGTTCGTGGACTCGCCCATGGCGTGTGACGCGACGCCTGTCTATCTGGCGCACCCGGAGGAGCATGACCTGGTGATGAAGTCGCTGGTGGAGCGAGGGGTGTCTCCGCTCGCGACGCAGCGGACGCGGTTCATCACGTCCGCGAGGGAGAGCAAGGCCTTGAACGCGGTGCGGGGGCCCGCGGTCATCATCTCCGCGTCGGGGATGGCGACGGGTGGGCGCGTGCTGCATCACTTGAAGCACCGGCTTCCGGACCCACGCAACACGGTGTTGTTCGTGGGGTATCAGTCGGTGGGTTCGCGTGGCCGGAGGCTGCTGGATGGTGAGAAGGAAGCGCGCATCCATGGGCAGCTCGTGCCAGTGGAGGCGGAGATTCGCACGGTGAGCGGCTTCTCGGCGCACGCGGACTGGACGGAGACGATGCGCTGGATGGAGGGGTTTGATTCACCGCCGAGGCAGACCTTGTTGGTTCACGGTGAGCCGGATGCGCTGGAGGCCCTGCGCCGGCGCGTCGAGGCGCGGGGCTGGAGTGCCCATGTTCCCAGCTACATGGAGAAGGTGGAGTTGGAGCTCGCGGCCTGA
- a CDS encoding helix-turn-helix domain-containing protein, which produces MKTSRAERAEVLGAALKAARQQAGLGMEEVAERLEMPVEVLARVERGVMVPTISTLTRLCVILKLDPDTLPDLPEMSD; this is translated from the coding sequence ATGAAGACGAGTCGCGCGGAAAGGGCCGAGGTGCTCGGGGCAGCACTGAAGGCCGCCCGCCAGCAGGCGGGGCTCGGGATGGAAGAGGTCGCCGAGCGTCTGGAGATGCCCGTGGAGGTCCTCGCCCGGGTGGAGCGCGGGGTGATGGTCCCCACCATCTCCACGCTGACGCGGCTGTGCGTCATCCTCAAGCTGGACCCGGACACGCTGCCGGACTTGCCTGAGATGAGTGACTGA
- a CDS encoding (deoxy)nucleoside triphosphate pyrophosphohydrolase, with protein MARRHVRVVGAMLENEQGRYLITQRPPTASLPLLWEFPGGRVEEGESDPEALIREIREEMGVAVEVLDQAMHTRHEYPTYDIDFRVFRCRLAEAEHHIRHLRVHDHRWVTLEEMSQYRFPDADAKTLAKLLGLDG; from the coding sequence ATGGCCCGTCGCCATGTCCGCGTCGTCGGTGCGATGCTCGAGAACGAGCAGGGACGCTACCTCATCACCCAGCGCCCCCCCACCGCGTCGCTCCCCCTGCTGTGGGAGTTCCCCGGCGGACGTGTGGAGGAGGGCGAAAGCGACCCGGAGGCCCTCATTCGTGAGATTCGCGAGGAGATGGGCGTCGCCGTGGAGGTGCTGGACCAGGCCATGCACACCCGCCACGAGTATCCCACCTATGACATCGACTTCCGGGTGTTCCGCTGCCGTCTGGCGGAGGCGGAGCACCACATCCGCCACCTGCGAGTCCATGACCACCGGTGGGTGACGTTGGAGGAGATGTCGCAGTACCGCTTCCCCGACGCGGATGCCAAGACGCTCGCGAAGCTGCTGGGGCTGGATGGCTGA